A region from the Vicia villosa cultivar HV-30 ecotype Madison, WI linkage group LG3, Vvil1.0, whole genome shotgun sequence genome encodes:
- the LOC131657168 gene encoding G-type lectin S-receptor-like serine/threonine-protein kinase At4g27290: protein MEYHSNVLMLMVCAFFFFSIPVFSKRNAFTTIAPNQFIQYSDTLVSAAGTFEAGFFNFGDSQRQYFGIWYKSISPRTIVWVANRDTPVQNSTGLLKLNDQGSLVILDGSKGVVWSSNLSRIVVKPAVVQLLDSGNLVVKDANSSSENDDLSWESFDYPGNTFLPGMKLKSNLVAGPYRYLTSWRNPEDPAEGECSYRIDTHGLPQLVNAKGARFLYRGGSWNGFLFTGVPWQRMRRVLNFSVVFTDKEFSYQYETINSSTITRLVLDSYGNSQRLIWSDRTQIWEAISSRPIDQCDNYVLCGINSNCNINDFPICECLEGFMPKFKLKWESSDWSDGCVRKTHLNCIHGDEFLKYTNMKLPDTSSSWFDKSLSLEECKTVCLKNCSCTAYANLDIRYGGSGCLLWFDNIVDMRGHPDQGQDIYIRLASSEFDHKKKKRNLKRAGTLAGIIAFIIGLTVIILVTSTSRKKLGCIKMLFHKKETGDGELATIFDFSTITNATNHFSNRNKLGEGGFGPVYKGIMVDGQEIAVKRLSETSRQGTEEFKNEVKLMATLQHRNLVKLLGCSIQHDEKLLIYEFMPNRSLKYFIFDSTRSKLLEWIKRLEIIDGIARGLLYLHQDSTLRIIHRDLKTSNILLDIDMTPKISDFGLARSFMGDQAEAYTNRVMGTYGYMPPEYAVHGSFSIKSDVFSFGVVVLEIISSKKNRGFCDPLHHLNLLGHAWRLWSEDRPLELMDEVLSDAAICSEIIRFIHVALLCVQQKPENRPNMSSVVFMLKGGTLLPKPSKPGFYAGRDFTSSTESSSKEGSINEASISLLEAR, encoded by the exons ATGGAGTACCATAGTAACGTGCTAATGCTTATGGTGTgtgctttcttctttttctccatTCCCGTTTTCTCTAAACGGAACGCATTTACTACTATTGCTCCAAATCAGTTTATCCAATATAGTGATACACTTGTTTCTGCAGCTGGAACCTTTGAAGCAGGATTTTTCAACTTTGGAGATTCACAACGCCAATACTTTGGTATATGGTACAAGAGCATATCACCTAGGACTATTGTGTGGGTTGCCAATAGAGACACCCCTGTACAAAACTCAACGGGATTGCTGAAACTCAATGATCAGGGAAGTCTTGTTATTCTTGATGGCTCGAAAGGCGTTGTCTGGTCTTCAAATTTATCGAGAATTGTGGTGAAGCCAGCTGTTGTGCAGTTGTTGGATTCAGGAAACCTTGTTGTGAAAGATGCAAATAGCAGCAGTGAGAATGATGATTTGTCGTGGGAAAGTTTTGATTATCCCGGTAACACTTTCCTTCCTGGAATGAAGCTGAAAAGTAATTTAGTTGCTGGTCCATATAGATATCTCACATCTTGGAGAAACCCTGAAGATCCTGCTGAAGGTGAGTGTTCATATAGGATAGATACACATGGTTTACCTCAATTGGTTAATGCAAAGGGAGCAAGATTTCTGTATAGAGGAGGCTCATGGAATGGATTTCTTTTCACTGGTGTTCCTTGGCAAAGAATGCGTAGAGTCTTGAATTTCTCAGTAGTGTTCACTGACAAAGAATTCTCTTATCAATATGAAACTATTAACAGTTCAACTATTACTAGATTGGTGCTCGATTCATATGGAAATTCACAACGTCTTATATGGTCAGATAGGACACAAATTTGGGAGGCTATATCTTCTCGTCCGATAGACCAATGTGATAATTATGTCTTGTGTGGTATCAACTCTAACTGCAATATTAATGACTTTCCAATATGTGAATGCTTGGAGGGTTTCATGCCAAAATTTAAATTGAAGTGGGAGTCATCGGATTGGTCTGATGGGTGTGTAAGGAAAACACATTTAAATTGTATCCATGGAGATGAATTTTTGAAGTACACAAACATGAAATTGCCAGATACATCATCATCATGGTTTGACAAGAGCTTGAGCCTTGAGGAATGCAAGACTGTGTGTTTGAAAAACTGTTCTTGTACTGCGTATGCAAATTTGGATATCAGATATGGTGGTAGTGGCTGCTTACTTTGGTTTGACAACATTGTCGACATGAGAGGACATCCAGACCAAGGACAAGATATTTACATACGACTAGCATCTTCAGAATTTG atcataaaaagaaaaagaggaactTGAAGCGTGCTGGAACTCTTGCAGGAATTATTGCATTCATTATAGGACTTACCGTTATTATATTGGTCACATCAACATCTAGAAAGAAGCTTG GGTGTATAAAAATGTTATTTCACAAGAAGGAGACGGGGGATGGTGAGCTGGcaacaatatttgatttttcaaccATAACTAATGCAACAAATCACTTCTCTAACCGAAACAAGTTAGGAGAAGGAGGTTTTGGACCAGTGTACAAG GGCATAATGGTAGATGGCCAAGAGATTGCTGTTAAGAGGCTATCTGAAACATCAAGACAAGGTACTGAGGAATttaaaaatgaagtaaaattgATGGCAACGCTGCAACACCGAAATCTTGTAAAACTTCTTGGTTGCTCTATCCAACATGATGAAAAGTTGTTGATCTACGAGTTCATGCCCAACAGAAGCTTGAAATACTTTATTTTTG ATTCTACGCGAAGTAAATTACTAGAATGGATAAAGCGCTTGGAAATTATTGACGGGATTGCTCGGGGGCTGCTGTATCTCCATCAGGATTCTACGCTTAGAATCATACATAGAGATCTCAAAACTAGCAACATTCTTCTTGATATTGATATGACCCCAAAGATATCAGATTTTGGTTTAGCCAGATCATTCATGGGAGATCAAGCCGAGGCTTATACAAATAGAGTGATGGGAACATA TGGATATATGCCTCCAGAATATGCAGTGCATGGATCCTTCTCAATAAAATCTGATGTTTTTAGCTTTGGAGTTGTGGTACTTGAGATAATTAGCAGCAAGAAGAACCGCGGATTTTGTGACCCTCTACATCATCTAAACCTTCTTGGTCAT GCATGGAGACTATGGAGTGAAGATAGGCCACTGGAGTTGATGGATGAAGTATTATCTGATGCAGCCATATGTTCGGAAATCATAAGATTTATTCATGTGGCCCTATTGTGTGTACAACAGAAACCAGAAAATAGGCCTAACATGTCATCTGTGGTTTTTATGTTAAAGGGTGGAACGTTACTCCCGAAACCAAGTAAACCCGGGTTCTATGCAGGAAGAGATTTTACAAGTAGCACGGAATCTTCTTCAAAGGAGGGTTCAATAAATGAAGCTTCAATCTCATTGTTAGAGGCCAGATAG